The proteins below are encoded in one region of Nitrospirota bacterium:
- a CDS encoding sterol desaturase family protein, translating into MVSGDLVRVGSYLSVLGIMATWELLAPRRKLTVSKLCRWGGNLTIVVLNTMIARLLFAGGVAATAVMAQEHGWGLLNWVDWPVWLEMGLAVVLLDLVIYLQHQVFHWVPLLWRFHMMHHSDLDLDVSSGVRFHPVEMVISLLVKSAAVLVLGVAPLAVVAFEIVLNGTALFNHSNVSIPLNIEPVLRWFIVTPDMHRIHHSVDPRETNSNYGFNVPWWDRLFGTYCAEPALGQLGMKIGLEHLGPPVCLNLFMMLRFPFVATLGRYVGRT; encoded by the coding sequence ATGGTGTCTGGAGATTTGGTTCGAGTAGGGTCCTATCTGTCCGTGCTGGGCATCATGGCGACGTGGGAACTGTTGGCGCCGCGCCGGAAGCTGACTGTTTCGAAGCTCTGTCGGTGGGGCGGGAATCTTACGATCGTGGTGTTGAATACGATGATCGCCAGGCTATTGTTTGCGGGAGGCGTCGCGGCGACGGCGGTGATGGCGCAGGAGCATGGCTGGGGCCTGTTGAACTGGGTTGATTGGCCGGTCTGGCTCGAAATGGGTTTGGCGGTGGTGCTGCTCGATCTGGTGATCTACTTGCAGCATCAGGTGTTCCATTGGGTCCCATTGCTCTGGCGGTTTCACATGATGCATCACTCCGACCTGGACCTGGATGTGTCCAGCGGGGTGCGGTTTCATCCGGTGGAGATGGTCATCTCGCTGCTGGTGAAGAGCGCGGCAGTGCTGGTCTTGGGGGTTGCCCCGTTAGCAGTGGTCGCCTTTGAGATCGTGTTGAATGGTACGGCCTTGTTCAACCACAGCAATGTGAGTATCCCCTTGAACATCGAGCCGGTTCTCCGGTGGTTCATCGTGACTCCGGACATGCATCGCATCCACCATTCGGTGGACCCGCGCGAGACCAACAGCAATTATGGCTTCAATGTGCCCTGGTGGGACCGGCTCTTCGGAACCTATTGTGCGGAGCCGGCTTTAGGGCAACTGGGGATGAAGATCGGCCTCGAACACCTCGGCCCTCCGGTCTGTTTGAATCTGTTCATGATGCTGCGGTTTCCGTTCGTTGCGACGCTCGGGCGGTATGTCGGGCGCACGTAG
- a CDS encoding DUF3015 family protein — MRHTLRTLLLTCSTALILCSSGCTLKGTIKETTDTTSNVTGTTSGRTWFTEDGLLHPEHKLTAFTALNQTNLEQDLARGQGEYVASLATLLGVPNDQQAAFHAQAQGAFETLITSNHEAQLQQLRALAR; from the coding sequence ATGCGACATACTCTCAGGACATTGCTGCTGACTTGCAGCACAGCGCTCATACTATGTTCGTCAGGCTGCACGCTCAAGGGCACGATCAAAGAGACCACGGATACCACCTCCAACGTCACCGGCACGACCTCCGGTCGCACCTGGTTCACCGAGGATGGTCTCTTGCACCCGGAACATAAGCTCACCGCCTTCACGGCCTTGAACCAGACGAATCTAGAGCAGGACCTGGCGCGGGGGCAGGGAGAATATGTGGCATCGCTCGCCACCCTCTTAGGAGTCCCGAACGACCAGCAGGCGGCCTTTCACGCACAAGCCCAGGGGGCCTTCGAGACGCTCATCACGTCAAATCATGAGGCTCAGCTTCAACAGTTACGCGCACTTGCTCGCTAA
- a CDS encoding CPBP family intramembrane metalloprotease — protein MMEPVSALKEPKEYRSWWRATYVPPLTGGQPGRFSPMVTWLAAFVLVAALLSVVLLSASSSKLERIEAPEQALSLMVSRTMDAQEGLKRAPQWEQQLFAWTSGGNETEQAHAIEWYRELAGVSTDPLVPLQLAILQAEAGHVSQALLSAHEWADAEDPLPQFADLVRAAYGEGAVSDADRYMVWQAELAELLPSGWFYDRLAERLARRANDAALLSRIQEQAAVRVDRQFVWSHRITLVELGAMVVGTVVCLLLWLKRSEAARFVRLHEPGVPPPWPGAIGVAVLLRGGALGAIGTALFLIYASPDNASLRALAIPLTNVPLLFLAYRHLFRPSGMTFEEGFGLEIGWANVGRLLVVVVAVVAAGLWGEWVMDRLSEPFHLTSHWTEWFDADLVWGSPSLTAISGIEYVIFAPLFEELAFRGILFAILRRKFSFLPAALISAGIFAIAHGYGLIGFASVLWSGLLWAWLYEKTGSLLPGILAHAINNLLVCLSVMALLRL, from the coding sequence ATGATGGAACCAGTTTCTGCGCTCAAAGAACCGAAAGAGTACCGTTCGTGGTGGCGTGCCACCTACGTGCCGCCGTTGACCGGGGGCCAGCCCGGGCGATTTTCGCCCATGGTGACGTGGCTGGCGGCCTTCGTGCTTGTGGCGGCGCTGCTGTCGGTGGTTTTGCTGTCGGCTTCCTCCTCGAAGTTGGAGCGGATCGAGGCGCCGGAGCAAGCGCTCAGTCTGATGGTCAGTCGGACCATGGATGCGCAGGAAGGACTGAAGCGAGCGCCCCAATGGGAACAGCAGCTCTTTGCTTGGACCTCCGGCGGGAACGAGACGGAACAGGCCCATGCCATCGAATGGTATCGAGAGCTTGCGGGGGTCTCGACCGATCCGCTGGTGCCGCTGCAGTTGGCGATTCTCCAAGCCGAGGCAGGGCATGTGTCGCAGGCGCTCCTCTCCGCGCATGAGTGGGCCGATGCAGAGGATCCGCTGCCGCAGTTTGCCGATCTGGTGCGGGCCGCCTATGGCGAAGGTGCGGTCTCTGACGCGGACCGGTATATGGTGTGGCAAGCCGAGCTGGCCGAACTGTTGCCCTCCGGTTGGTTTTACGATCGCCTGGCCGAACGGCTGGCGCGCCGTGCCAACGATGCTGCGCTGTTATCCAGGATCCAGGAACAGGCGGCTGTGCGCGTCGATCGCCAATTTGTCTGGTCGCATCGCATCACGCTTGTTGAGCTTGGCGCGATGGTCGTCGGCACGGTGGTCTGTCTGTTGCTGTGGCTCAAACGGAGCGAGGCGGCTCGTTTCGTCAGGCTCCATGAGCCGGGCGTGCCGCCGCCGTGGCCTGGCGCAATCGGGGTGGCGGTGCTGCTTCGCGGGGGCGCGCTGGGGGCGATAGGCACGGCACTGTTTTTGATCTATGCGTCGCCGGATAATGCCTCACTCCGGGCCTTGGCCATTCCGCTGACCAATGTGCCGTTACTCTTCTTGGCCTACCGGCACCTCTTCCGTCCGTCCGGCATGACGTTCGAGGAAGGGTTTGGCTTGGAAATCGGATGGGCGAATGTCGGACGTCTGCTGGTTGTGGTCGTAGCGGTGGTGGCAGCAGGGCTCTGGGGCGAGTGGGTGATGGATCGGTTGTCGGAGCCTTTTCACCTGACGAGTCATTGGACCGAATGGTTCGACGCCGATCTGGTCTGGGGCTCGCCGTCCCTGACGGCCATTAGCGGCATCGAGTATGTCATTTTCGCGCCGTTGTTTGAGGAGCTCGCCTTTCGCGGGATTTTGTTCGCGATCTTGCGCAGGAAGTTTTCCTTCCTGCCGGCTGCGCTGATCAGCGCTGGCATCTTCGCGATCGCCCATGGCTATGGATTGATCGGTTTCGCCAGCGTGCTCTGGAGCGGTCTGCTCTGGGCTTGGCTATACGAAAAAACCGGGAGTCTGTTGCCGGGGATTTTGGCTCATGCCATCAATAACTTGCTGGTCTGTCTCTCCGTAATGGCGCTACTCCGCCTTTGA
- a CDS encoding alanine--glyoxylate aminotransferase family protein, giving the protein MVHPRVLRALSMPLIGHLDPAFLGVMNDIQTLLRVVFQTNNRFTIAVSGTGSAGMEASIVNIVEPGDAVIVGVNGVFGTRWATVVERCGGKAIRVEAPWGQIIDPDAIEQVLRRSGPVKAVAIVQAETSTGAWQPLEPIATLCRTHDALFLVDAVTSLGGIPVEIDRWGIDVCYSGTQKCLSCPPGLSPFTLSDRALASIKARRSPCQSWYFDMALIADYWAEGTRAYHHTAPISMLYALREALRLVDEEGLPARFARHQLNSESLLAGLAQLGLLPLPQAGHRLPMLTCVTVPPHIPEAEIRMNLLSTYGIEIGGGLGPLKGKVWRIGLMGESSTEAHVLTLLNALEELFIRRGWLSTPGVVLQAAARVYSRIAS; this is encoded by the coding sequence ATGGTGCATCCGCGAGTCCTTCGCGCGCTCTCGATGCCGCTCATCGGCCATCTAGACCCAGCCTTTCTGGGTGTCATGAATGATATCCAAACCCTGCTGAGGGTCGTTTTTCAAACCAACAATCGCTTCACCATCGCCGTCTCCGGCACCGGCTCAGCCGGCATGGAGGCCTCGATCGTCAATATCGTTGAGCCGGGCGATGCGGTCATCGTCGGGGTCAATGGCGTATTTGGCACGAGATGGGCCACCGTCGTCGAGCGCTGCGGCGGCAAAGCCATCCGCGTCGAAGCTCCCTGGGGCCAGATCATCGACCCGGACGCCATCGAACAGGTCTTGCGCCGCTCAGGCCCGGTAAAAGCCGTGGCCATCGTGCAGGCCGAAACCTCGACCGGCGCCTGGCAACCGCTTGAGCCGATCGCCACCCTCTGCCGCACCCATGACGCGCTCTTCCTCGTGGATGCCGTAACCTCGTTGGGCGGCATACCGGTCGAGATCGACCGTTGGGGCATCGATGTCTGCTATAGCGGCACCCAGAAATGTCTGAGCTGCCCGCCAGGCCTCTCGCCCTTCACCCTCAGCGACCGGGCCTTGGCCTCCATCAAGGCCAGGCGCAGCCCCTGCCAGAGCTGGTACTTCGATATGGCCTTGATTGCGGACTACTGGGCCGAAGGCACCAGGGCCTACCACCATACGGCGCCGATCTCCATGCTCTATGCCCTGCGGGAGGCCTTGCGCCTCGTCGACGAAGAAGGGCTGCCGGCCCGCTTCGCCCGCCATCAACTCAATAGCGAGTCCCTGCTCGCCGGCTTGGCCCAACTCGGGCTCTTGCCCCTCCCCCAGGCGGGCCATCGACTCCCGATGTTAACCTGTGTCACAGTCCCCCCTCACATTCCTGAAGCCGAGATACGGATGAACCTCCTCTCGACCTATGGAATTGAAATCGGCGGAGGGCTCGGTCCACTCAAAGGAAAAGTCTGGCGCATCGGCTTGATGGGTGAATCATCGACTGAAGCGCATGTCTTAACCCTGCTCAACGCCCTGGAAGAACTGTTTATCCGGCGAGGCTGGCTCTCGACTCCCGGAGTCGTGCTCCAGGCTGCGGCACGGGTCTATAGTCGCATAGCATCCTGA
- a CDS encoding DUF3365 domain-containing protein: MDNKPLLWVLGGGAFAFVAVVSYWIFALTLANHMKSDLVPPDKAASYIHALIEANRTNYTENVVGKLHQAGLAEAVEHWRDEKGVPLPAQFLLESGRLVAQKDLKFTFRLASMTPIYVWNGATTDFERKGLDTVAKDPSKPVGGFVRIDGGRYYQAIYPDRAVVQACATCHNEHPNSPRRDYKIGDVMGGIIITIPIDLP; encoded by the coding sequence ATGGACAACAAACCATTACTCTGGGTGCTCGGCGGCGGGGCCTTTGCCTTTGTCGCAGTGGTCTCGTACTGGATCTTCGCCCTGACGCTGGCCAATCACATGAAATCGGATCTCGTTCCGCCGGACAAGGCCGCATCTTATATTCATGCGCTGATCGAGGCCAACCGGACCAACTATACTGAAAACGTCGTCGGCAAACTCCATCAGGCCGGTCTGGCCGAAGCCGTCGAACATTGGCGCGATGAAAAGGGCGTCCCGCTTCCCGCACAGTTCCTCCTAGAATCCGGACGGCTGGTCGCGCAAAAAGATCTCAAGTTCACATTCCGGTTGGCTAGCATGACGCCGATTTATGTCTGGAATGGAGCCACGACCGACTTCGAACGGAAGGGGCTTGATACCGTCGCCAAGGACCCCTCGAAGCCGGTTGGCGGGTTCGTCAGGATCGACGGAGGCCGCTACTACCAAGCCATCTACCCGGACCGTGCGGTGGTCCAGGCCTGCGCCACCTGCCACAACGAACATCCCAATAGCCCGCGCCGCGACTACAAAATCGGCGATGTGATGGGCGGCATCATCATCACCATTCCTATCGATCTACCATGA
- a CDS encoding amidohydrolase family protein, which produces MTTLAIRSVRVIDGTGRTIERATVIIRGATIAAVGSDRDLSIPRGAAKIDGRGLTLLPGLIDCHVHFCLGAEPDVVDAIAKETPALNLLKASRAARETLEAGFTTVRDVGSRDHSIFTLQQAIETGLVQGPRIVGAGLAICMIGGHARFIGQEVKGVKQVRTVVREQIAAGAGVIKVIASGGVLTPGTSPDQAQMTIEELQAAVEEAQLAGRKVAAHAHGSSGMKNAIRAGVHSIEHATLMDEEAATLMKGHDVFMVPTLSALATTASCRLGCGVPDSARDKAKAMTKRHAVSFKNALRDGIQIAMGTDAGTPFNFHGENAQELERMVAFGMSPMQAILASTSSAARLIGIQDQVGTIEKGKLADLLLFEGNPLRHIEQLRDRDRIIGVMQAGRFVAGPLTRT; this is translated from the coding sequence ATGACCACCCTCGCCATTCGCTCCGTGCGCGTCATCGACGGAACCGGTCGAACCATCGAACGGGCCACCGTAATCATTCGCGGAGCCACGATTGCCGCAGTCGGATCGGACCGGGACCTCTCGATTCCACGCGGCGCGGCCAAAATCGATGGCCGGGGGCTGACCCTGTTGCCGGGCTTGATCGACTGTCATGTGCACTTCTGCCTCGGAGCCGAACCGGACGTCGTCGACGCGATTGCCAAAGAAACGCCCGCGCTGAACCTGCTCAAAGCCAGCCGGGCTGCGCGAGAGACCCTGGAGGCAGGCTTCACCACCGTGCGCGACGTGGGCTCGCGGGACCATTCCATCTTCACGCTGCAACAGGCCATCGAAACAGGCCTCGTGCAAGGGCCTCGCATTGTCGGGGCAGGCCTGGCGATTTGCATGATCGGCGGCCATGCCAGATTTATCGGCCAGGAAGTGAAAGGGGTCAAGCAGGTCCGTACCGTCGTGCGTGAACAAATCGCCGCCGGAGCCGGCGTCATTAAAGTCATCGCCTCGGGCGGGGTCCTCACCCCGGGCACCTCACCGGACCAGGCGCAAATGACGATTGAAGAACTTCAGGCCGCCGTCGAGGAAGCGCAGCTAGCCGGGCGAAAGGTCGCTGCCCATGCCCATGGATCGTCGGGAATGAAGAATGCGATTCGCGCCGGCGTCCATTCGATCGAGCATGCCACGCTCATGGACGAAGAAGCGGCCACCCTGATGAAGGGGCATGACGTCTTCATGGTCCCGACCCTCTCTGCGCTCGCCACCACCGCCTCCTGCCGGCTCGGGTGCGGCGTGCCGGACAGCGCGCGCGACAAGGCCAAAGCCATGACGAAACGTCATGCCGTGAGCTTTAAGAACGCCTTGCGTGATGGAATCCAGATTGCGATGGGCACGGACGCGGGGACGCCCTTTAATTTCCATGGCGAGAACGCCCAGGAACTCGAACGGATGGTCGCTTTCGGGATGAGCCCGATGCAGGCGATCCTCGCCTCGACTTCCTCTGCCGCACGGTTGATCGGGATTCAGGACCAGGTGGGAACCATCGAGAAGGGAAAACTGGCGGACCTTCTATTATTCGAGGGGAATCCGCTTCGCCACATCGAGCAACTCCGCGACCGAGACAGGATTATCGGGGTCATGCAGGCGGGACGGTTCGTGGCGGGACCTCTTACGAGAACGTGA
- a CDS encoding response regulator has protein sequence MTARLSEQRILIVEDQEEPCAALMMILRPFYQVESAETAAAALELVVQNPIDLVIMDVGLPDYSGIELLRRIRAAGRDVKVIVMSGGGSVESADDVLQLGAVAYLLKPFNFQEVLALVQNALQASCVESPPRVPTGVGHVSLE, from the coding sequence ATGACGGCACGCTTATCTGAGCAGCGCATTCTGATCGTCGAAGATCAAGAAGAGCCCTGTGCGGCTCTGATGATGATTCTTCGTCCCTTCTATCAAGTCGAGAGTGCGGAGACCGCTGCTGCAGCTCTTGAACTCGTTGTCCAGAACCCGATCGATCTCGTCATCATGGATGTCGGGCTTCCCGACTACAGCGGGATTGAGTTGCTGCGACGGATACGAGCGGCCGGAAGAGACGTCAAAGTGATTGTGATGAGTGGCGGAGGGAGTGTCGAGTCCGCTGACGATGTCCTGCAGTTAGGGGCCGTGGCCTACCTCCTCAAGCCATTTAACTTCCAAGAGGTTCTTGCGCTGGTTCAGAATGCGTTGCAGGCCTCCTGTGTTGAATCACCGCCCAGGGTGCCAACGGGAGTCGGTCACGTCTCATTAGAGTGA
- a CDS encoding DUF3047 domain-containing protein, whose product MKRGAWPFVLVVMGLLIAPVAARAESPSVIEVGKFSSGTVGQALPEGWKPLTFKKIPKQTRYELVKDGEIVVVKATSDASASGLTKEVRIDPRDYPIICWRWRVEKVLARSDVTRKDGDDYPARLYVTFEYDPEKTSFAKKLQYKAGRVIFGDIPIGALNYIWDRNTPIGTIVENAYTSFARMIVVESGPQKVGTWVEEERNIYEDYKATFGEEPPIINGVAIMTDTDNTKERATAYYGDIVFLKSMKESSR is encoded by the coding sequence ATGAAAAGAGGGGCCTGGCCGTTTGTGCTTGTGGTGATGGGGTTGCTGATTGCGCCTGTGGCTGCGAGGGCTGAATCTCCGTCCGTGATCGAGGTGGGGAAGTTTTCTAGCGGGACTGTGGGGCAGGCGTTGCCGGAGGGCTGGAAACCTCTCACGTTTAAGAAGATCCCCAAACAGACCCGCTACGAATTGGTGAAAGATGGCGAGATCGTCGTGGTCAAGGCCACGAGCGATGCCTCTGCTTCCGGTCTGACGAAAGAGGTCAGGATCGATCCCAGGGACTATCCGATCATTTGCTGGCGCTGGAGGGTGGAGAAGGTCTTGGCGCGGAGCGATGTGACGAGAAAAGATGGAGACGATTATCCCGCCAGGCTCTACGTCACCTTTGAGTATGACCCGGAAAAGACCAGCTTCGCCAAAAAGCTTCAATACAAGGCGGGCCGTGTGATCTTTGGGGACATCCCGATCGGGGCCCTCAATTACATTTGGGACAGGAACACGCCAATCGGCACGATCGTCGAGAATGCCTATACGAGCTTTGCGCGAATGATCGTGGTGGAGAGCGGGCCGCAAAAAGTTGGAACCTGGGTCGAGGAGGAACGGAACATCTACGAGGACTACAAGGCCACGTTCGGGGAGGAGCCCCCGATAATTAACGGCGTGGCGATCATGACGGATACGGACAATACCAAGGAGCGGGCCACGGCCTACTACGGCGATATTGTCTTTCTGAAATCAATGAAGGAGTCGTCTCGGTGA
- a CDS encoding mercuric reductase, whose protein sequence is MSRQEEPLMLPDDEYNRTLLENVHPPTWVNPDSTDRCNLVVIGAGTAGLITAVIAAGLGAKVALIERRLMGGDCLNVGCVPSKGLIRAAKAWSDLKRTEEFGIHIPPGVTYDFGAVMARMRKLRARISYNDSAHRYKSLGVDVYIGDAKFVDRETVSITGPAGNRTVRFAKAAICTGARASAPSIPGLSEAGYLTNETVFSLSELPSRLAVIGAGPIGCELAQVFARFGSQVYLVEALHGVMPNEDRDGAQVVQQSLLRDGVQLLCCGKDLRVASTESGKRLTVESHGQGYDVTVDEILVGAGRTPNVEGLGLEAVGVEYDKTGVRVNGRLQTTNPRIFAAGDICSKYKFTHAADAMAQIVIQNALFPHPVGLAYANVDSLIMPWCTFTEPEIAHVGLYEADAKAQGLEVETYTVKLDEVDRAILDGEEEGFARVHIQKGSDKILGATIVAAHAGEMINEFSVLMKAGAGAKVIAGTIHPYPTQAEVNKKVVNLWRKAHFTPRTKALLVKLFAWLRRG, encoded by the coding sequence ATGAGTCGCCAGGAAGAACCTTTGATGCTCCCGGACGACGAGTACAACCGGACGCTCCTCGAGAATGTCCATCCGCCGACCTGGGTGAATCCCGATTCAACCGACCGATGCAACCTCGTGGTGATCGGGGCCGGGACTGCTGGACTGATTACGGCGGTCATTGCAGCGGGCCTCGGGGCGAAGGTGGCCTTGATCGAGCGGCGCTTGATGGGCGGCGACTGTTTGAACGTCGGCTGCGTGCCCTCCAAGGGCCTGATCCGGGCGGCGAAGGCCTGGTCCGATCTTAAGCGGACGGAAGAATTCGGAATTCATATTCCTCCCGGCGTGACCTATGACTTTGGCGCCGTCATGGCTCGGATGCGGAAGCTGCGCGCGCGGATCAGCTACAATGATTCCGCCCATCGGTACAAGTCGCTCGGGGTGGATGTCTATATTGGCGATGCTAAGTTTGTCGATAGAGAGACCGTCTCAATCACAGGGCCAGCCGGCAACAGGACCGTGAGGTTCGCTAAGGCCGCAATCTGCACCGGGGCAAGGGCTTCCGCTCCGTCCATTCCAGGCCTCTCAGAAGCAGGCTACCTGACGAACGAAACGGTCTTTTCCCTGAGCGAACTTCCATCCCGCCTGGCTGTCATTGGAGCTGGGCCGATCGGATGCGAACTGGCTCAGGTCTTTGCTCGTTTCGGCAGCCAGGTCTATCTGGTCGAGGCGCTGCACGGGGTGATGCCGAATGAAGATCGGGACGGAGCGCAGGTCGTCCAGCAATCCCTCCTTCGAGACGGTGTCCAGCTGCTCTGTTGCGGCAAGGATCTTCGTGTGGCCAGTACGGAGAGCGGTAAGCGGTTGACGGTCGAATCCCATGGCCAGGGCTATGACGTGACGGTGGATGAAATCCTCGTCGGCGCCGGGCGCACGCCGAATGTGGAGGGGCTTGGGCTGGAGGCGGTCGGGGTCGAATACGATAAGACCGGTGTGAGGGTGAATGGTCGGCTCCAGACGACGAATCCCCGTATCTTCGCCGCCGGGGACATTTGCTCCAAGTATAAGTTTACCCATGCAGCCGATGCGATGGCGCAGATCGTCATTCAGAATGCGCTCTTCCCCCATCCCGTCGGCTTGGCCTACGCGAATGTGGATTCGTTGATCATGCCCTGGTGTACTTTCACTGAGCCGGAGATCGCCCATGTGGGTCTGTACGAGGCGGATGCGAAGGCCCAAGGTCTGGAGGTGGAAACCTACACGGTCAAGTTGGACGAAGTGGATCGCGCGATCCTCGACGGAGAAGAGGAAGGGTTCGCGCGGGTGCATATCCAGAAAGGCTCCGACAAGATTCTGGGGGCAACGATCGTCGCGGCCCATGCGGGAGAGATGATCAACGAATTTTCCGTGCTGATGAAGGCGGGAGCCGGTGCCAAGGTGATCGCCGGGACGATCCATCCCTACCCGACGCAGGCAGAGGTGAATAAGAAGGTAGTGAACCTCTGGCGGAAGGCGCATTTTACTCCGCGCACGAAGGCTCTGCTGGTGAAGTTGTTTGCCTGGCTGAGGAGGGGATAG
- a CDS encoding TVP38/TMEM64 family protein encodes MTTTIPARGSSRGKILIVAALALAIGLFLYFDLGRFLSLGSLQEHRDQMLAFTDAHYAIAAGLFVLTYIAVAGLSLPGAAIMTLAGGFLFGSLWGTLFANLGATTGATLAFLSARYLLHDWVERKFGGLLGPIQAGFAKNAFSYLMTLRLIPLFPFFLVNMVSGLTRVSLGTYVAATAIGIVPGSFVFAYAGRQLGSINSLREIASPNVLLAFTLLGLLALAPVLYKKFAAKPL; translated from the coding sequence ATGACAACGACTATTCCTGCGCGCGGGTCGAGCCGGGGCAAGATCCTGATCGTGGCGGCCCTCGCCCTGGCGATCGGTCTGTTCTTGTATTTTGATCTCGGGCGGTTTCTTTCTCTGGGTTCCTTGCAAGAGCATCGCGACCAGATGCTGGCCTTCACGGACGCACATTATGCGATTGCGGCCGGACTGTTTGTCCTGACTTATATTGCGGTTGCCGGCTTGTCGCTCCCTGGCGCTGCGATCATGACGCTCGCCGGAGGGTTTCTTTTCGGCAGTCTGTGGGGGACCCTCTTTGCGAATCTGGGGGCCACGACCGGTGCGACTCTGGCCTTTCTGTCCGCGCGTTATCTCCTGCATGATTGGGTGGAGCGGAAATTCGGAGGACTGCTCGGCCCGATCCAGGCGGGATTCGCGAAGAACGCCTTCAGTTACCTGATGACCTTGCGGCTCATCCCGCTCTTTCCATTCTTTCTCGTTAACATGGTGTCCGGTTTGACGAGGGTGAGCCTCGGTACCTACGTGGCTGCGACCGCCATCGGCATCGTCCCCGGAAGTTTCGTGTTTGCCTATGCGGGGCGGCAGCTCGGGTCGATCAATTCATTGCGCGAGATTGCCTCGCCGAACGTGTTGTTGGCCTTCACGTTGCTCGGGCTCCTGGCGCTGGCGCCCGTCCTCTATAAGAAGTTTGCAGCCAAGCCACTATGA
- a CDS encoding sulfite oxidase-like oxidoreductase, giving the protein MDQNDRLIKTKEQWAKARRGGEEREVFYEGDDRLPPGQHLVETWPVLDLGFKPEIPLSEWQLTIGGAVTNPATWTWEEFLAQPQFKDVSDFHCVTSWSRFDNEWEGVSFKHIIAMVKPLPSAKFVLFKSFDDYTTNLPIEACDDQDVLLTYKWNGRPLTKEHGGPVRVIVPKRYAWKGAKWVKEITFSEQDEKGFWEVRGYSNTAFPWKNDRHG; this is encoded by the coding sequence ATGGACCAAAACGACCGACTCATCAAAACCAAGGAACAATGGGCCAAGGCCCGCCGGGGCGGCGAAGAACGGGAAGTGTTTTACGAAGGAGATGATCGCCTGCCTCCGGGGCAACATCTCGTCGAGACCTGGCCTGTGCTCGATCTCGGATTCAAGCCGGAGATCCCCCTCTCGGAATGGCAACTTACGATCGGTGGAGCCGTCACCAATCCTGCTACCTGGACCTGGGAAGAATTCCTCGCCCAACCCCAATTCAAAGATGTTTCTGACTTTCACTGCGTCACAAGCTGGAGCCGCTTCGACAACGAGTGGGAAGGGGTCAGCTTCAAACACATCATCGCCATGGTGAAGCCTCTGCCATCGGCCAAGTTCGTCCTTTTCAAATCGTTCGACGACTACACGACCAATTTACCGATTGAAGCCTGCGACGACCAGGACGTGCTCCTGACCTACAAATGGAACGGCAGGCCCCTCACGAAGGAGCACGGAGGCCCGGTTCGCGTGATTGTCCCCAAACGCTATGCCTGGAAAGGCGCCAAGTGGGTGAAGGAGATTACCTTTTCGGAGCAGGATGAGAAGGGCTTCTGGGAGGTGCGAGGCTACTCGAACACGGCCTTCCCCTGGAAAAACGATCGGCACGGATGA
- a CDS encoding DUF3565 domain-containing protein: MQQPIVGFHLDEYGDWVADLHCGHGQHVRHQPPMTNRPWVLTEAGRSQHLGETLNCKKCDEAEVPSVTPLD, translated from the coding sequence ATGCAGCAGCCTATTGTCGGGTTTCATCTGGACGAATATGGCGATTGGGTGGCAGATCTGCACTGTGGCCATGGGCAGCATGTGCGCCATCAGCCGCCGATGACGAATCGGCCCTGGGTTCTGACAGAGGCAGGCAGGAGCCAGCATCTCGGAGAGACCTTGAACTGCAAGAAGTGTGACGAAGCGGAAGTCCCGAGCGTCACGCCCCTCGATTAG